Within the Miscanthus floridulus cultivar M001 chromosome 2, ASM1932011v1, whole genome shotgun sequence genome, the region ccacgtccctccgaccggggctcataggaaccctactcaccactcttctctgaccagcgcactcagagccgactgaagccattcgaccggggacgcccgctcggtaggaaccagaaaaCGTGTGGAGAAAGACAAGGCaaagctcacaagtcaaaaccactgtacccagggaccataccctgcatgaaacaGTACTCCGCAGCCactctgacacaaatagtattgtaggcgtgaaaggtcctaatatggctagaggggggtgaatagcctatttaaaaatctacaaatcaattagagcaatttgattagtatgacaaatagcgtaatgcaaacttgctctatctctacaagggttgcaagccacctatccaataattctagttgcaatgaatacttaggcacacaaacttgctatgtaattactcactaagagctctcaaccttgctactctaaagagctcaactagatgaatgtaaataataaagcaagctctcaaatctaattatactaaagagcttgtatcaactagtttgcaagaatgtaaatgagtgagtagagtgattataccaacgtgtaggggatgaaccaatcacaagatgaatatatagccaatcaccgggagaatgccaaagaagagagacaatcgattttctcccgaggttcacgtgcttgccaacacgctacgtccccgttgtgttgaccaacacttggtggttcggtggctaagaggtgtttcacaaacctcgtccacacgattggacaccgcaagaaccgacccacaagtgtggtaactcaatgacatgagcaatttactagagttaccttttggcactccgccagggaaggtacaactccccttacaatcaccggagacagccacgaacaatcaccaactcgtgttgatcctccaccgctgctccaaccgtctaggtggtggcaaccaccaagagaaacaagcaaaatccgcagcgcaacacgaataccaagtgcctctagatgcaatcactcaagtaatgcacttggattctctcccaatctcacaaagatgatgaatcaatgatggagatgagtgggagggctttggctaagctcacaaggttgttatgtcaatgaaaatgtgcaagagttatcccttgagccggccatggggctataaatagagcccccatcaaatagagccgttgtaccccttcactgggcaaaacacgctctgaccggacgctccggtcataccgaccgaATGCTGGCCcacagcatccggtcgcccgatggacgccacgcgtcaccagcttcaaacgctattcatcagatttcaatggctacgaagctgaccggacgctgaagccccagcgtccggtcgtttccagtaagctccacGAGGCATgtttttcgaccggacgtgtccggtccaccttgaccggacgtagaccagcgtccggtgctcaaccctagcgactgtgccgtctgacagctcaacCGGATGCAacctttcagcgttcggtcgctgagtgacccagcgtccggtcagtagaccgacgccagcatcatttcgaccaactccatttcaactctaacttcttcacccttgctcaaatatgccaaccaccaagaattttgcatccggtgtaatagaaaatagacatttcattttcccgaaagcgccgaatcccgccgagcaagctcggtgggagggagagagggacccaaacccatctcaaccctgcaaacaccttgtgcacatgtgttagcatattttcacaaatattatcaagggtgttagcactccactagatcctaaatgcatatgcaatgagttagagcatctagtggcactttgataaccgcattccgatacgagtttcactcctcttaatagtacggctgtctatcctaaatgtgatcacactcactaagtgtcttgatcactaaaacaaaatggctcctacattttatacctttgccttgagccttttgtttttctctttcttcttttctaagtttaagcattttaccatcaccatgccatcaccattgtcatgatcttcgccattgcttcatcacttggagtactgctacctatctcataatcatcttgataaactaggttagcacttagggtttcatcaattaaccaaaaccaaactagagctttcaaggcaccaacatctccctctatagttttgtaggggccgctaaaacacccatacggtaagaccccctcgtgtctctggacatcgatagcggtatgggcaccaggatttaccgtaccgggtgaatatAGCGCTACTCCtcacatacctctaggcatcGAACATTATTCGTAGGTACTGACGTCCATCCTTCTTGAAGAAGAtagcgcaacctcccacgtgcaccaGACATTCTATAATaacaccaacagtgttgtgggcgcctaccattatccaatcctcatcatcgtgggcaacaagacttaaaaACATCCGTACCCTCTTCCTCTCatctgtaaagccatccccttcatctataaaaggggatgcgctccctccaacaagggaGGAGACCGATTGATCCTAGCTCAGTTCCTATAGATTCATTAGTCTAGtagcttgaacacttagctcatagcgaaattcctgtcactctcggccctttcggtCGGAGCTGATCAGACCTcttatacaccccatctttctccctctcgtttgtaaccccacaacaaactttgagcacctgggttcaggaataaagtcaccgaccgaccccgatcgaatgtagggcacattgcctgaaccagtataaatcatgtatcATTAAGTGCTaggtcacctccgatcacaacgtacagtaaaactacaaatgttcactagttggtcacaccGACAGAACTCCTAGAGCTGTTCAAAGCATCACTTGGGTCACCCTTCGACCTGAAAAAGAAAAGCAAAAAACTCAAGATGAAGTATAAAGCAGTCAACAAAAACGTGGAAATAGGACTGGTTGGCATCAAAATTTAACTAGGAAATGTTGACTTTAATTGAATGCAATGTTAACTGAGCTTCATGAAAATGTATGTATGACTTCATCAATTTACATTGTATCCCATCAATTTTTACCAACAGCACTACTGTGACCATAGAAGTTTGGTAGTCAGTAAAATGAAAAAAATTCTCTGAAGAAAATCTCGAAGTCTGACATGTACTGGAGCACCTGCTGATGAATCAACTCAGGTGAAAGTGCTAACTTAACTGCCAAAACTCAAAAGCTTAATTGATTCATAGGGTCAATTAGCACTTTGTACAGATGAACTAGAGCAGAGAAGGAGCGGCCACCAAAAATCAACGAAAACTGATACAAATCACCATGATTCGAAACCAAACTTTGTACAGATGAAATTCACCTTGGCACGAAcctattccccaaaaatcatGGCCTATGATTGACCCAAACTCCAGTAAATTTGGATCGAAGCCATGAACTTGAGTTTTTCCCCAAAACAAAATCAGCTTGATTCGTGGTGCTCAAGTGAAGGATTTGTCAGGGGATCACTCTAGCCTTGATCACACATGTCCTAGCATCGAAATCCTTCAAGAAATTTAACCCAATCGCAGCCAAAACTGACGACAAAAAATCAACAAAAATGGCTCCGAAAATCACACCAAAATAAAAACTTCAGATTTGGAGAGGGGAACAAGAAGTGCACGAATTTGATCCTTGCATAAGCTTAGGTGGAGGTCGGCGATGTCGTGCAGTGGAGGTCCGTGAAGGGACGGCTTGAGCTAGGGGCGGACGTCTACTCAGTCATGGACGATGGCACGTGTCTACTCGGAGGCGACGAGCCGGCCGTGGCGCAGCGTTGGACGGCCGCGGCAGCGGGGTGGTGGCAGTGCAGCGGTGGGGCTGGCGTTGGGGCGGGCGGCGGCCTAGGGAAGGGCAGCGGCGGTGGGATGGCCTGGGGAAGGGCAGCGGCCTACTAGTGTTTGTGCGTGTGAGtaaggttttcattttcggaaattaaaatttatcgggggtcacagataaagaggataaacatgatatatcggaaatatcggaccaaattcaaataaaatttaatttgaatttaagtaaatttaaataaatttaaataaaatttgtacgaaaaagatagatgttttcttatcggcacctacgaataaaaaggatatatcgaaaatatcaggagatttcggcCGATAAATTTTTCCCTGCGTGTGAGGAACATGAACATGATGAAAGAGATAAGGTTTTGAGTTTAGGGGACTTTTCTAGAGCGAGGTAAAAAACATTCTCGTCTGCCCTACGTCTATACATATCGTCAACTCATCTCACGGAGCTACGAAACCACTTTGTATGAGTGGGGCAGGGGTtcagggttttctcgatctgCGTGAGAATATCATCTTCTTAAGCCAGAATACCCGGAGACTGTATAACCaccacggatcgagtttcttttttTAGTTTTCTAGACTCGCTAAAAAAGATAGAGCTACTCCAAGAGACTTGGTAAAATTAGATGCTAAATTATGAGATTTAGCCATTATATAAAATAGAAAGCTCATAAAAAATGTGGCCAGTGAAAATGGTGGGATAGGCagctaaaaaaatagaaaacaataTAGATAAGCTGTTGGAATGTTTTTTTAAGCACAATAGCTTTAAATTGCTTCACGAATACATTTACTCAGTCTACTGGAGTTGCTCTATATATTATCAAGTATTTGGCTAATAAGACTATAAGGGATGGTTTGGATCCCTTTATtttggaagaattgaaatctacataatggattaggctattcgggttagaatttgacattccatagcattttcaagctcataaatAAGCATATcttaaattcatagggtgggagatgtAAATTAATTTTATAGATCACTGGCCCTGTtcgtttatcttataatccgtagttttcagcttgtttttttagccggaacagtgtttttctcttatagtaaatcagccggaacaatgtttcagcttgtttttttagcgaagcgaatgAGGCCACTATGCTATAATTttattctccaacttatagcataCTTTTCAACTCACTTCCCTACAATAAAAATACAACATATATGTCCCTCGTATttctaacaataaatatacaaatatattccatatataactatattagcttaattaatttaTGTTTAAtttataattattaaaataaattcaattaAGGATTCAAATGGGCCCACCGCATTTGTGAACCATTTGTAATTTGTTATAAAATTTTTGAtcaatttgacatatatttctctgaTATCTAAAATTTatagaaataatttataatttttttaaaaaaaatttagcaTATATTTGTGTTATCCCTAAATTACATCGGTCTGTCCAATAAATTACACTAATaaaatcattgtaaatatagtaattaGATAGTATAAATATAGCTAAAAGACAGTGTAAATATATGGGCAAAATTCAGTTGCTAGGAGGAGTTAAAACAACTGAATGTCACTTAAAGGCctattcggctggtattaaagctggctgaagctgattttttgtaagaaaaaaatattgtagattctagttgataagccggctgataagttcaaacgaacaggccaTAAACCGATCAAAAATTAACTCCTGTTTACAAATACCCGCATACTATGATATGTGTAATTCACATGATCAAAGATGGACATGGCTTGTAACGTGTATCTCAAGAACATTGCGTTAGTTAATGGAGTAGGATGTACCATCTAAAATAAAATTTATTCAATCAGAATAGTGATAGATATaactaaataaaatgcatgtaaagttcaaaaaaaaaatttgtggAGAAACTCAGAATGTCTATTTTTAACATGATGGGCCTCATATTGTCACATGGTTGGCCCGTCTGGAAATTAACATGATGGGCCTCAAATTGTCTCTTTCATGGCCCACTTTCCAAAGTCCAGGCCTAACTACCACACTTCTCTCTTCCTATAAGGCATCTACTGTCTAGCCAGCGCAAACCCTAGCTGACCTCttctcgcgccgccgccgccgtcgccatgtcGAAGCGCGGTATGTACGCCCCGGTCCTCCATTCTCTTCCGACGATCCGACTCGTTCGTCTGTTACTCCTCTCGCTTACTGGCTAACTCAGCCGGCGTCTGTGTCGAAATGGATGAACTGCCGCACCGAGGGGAGGGACTGCGGGCAACAAGTTCCGCATGTCGCTGGGTCTCCCCGTGGCAGCGACCGTGAACTGCGCGGACAACACGGGCGCCAAGAACCTCTACATCATCTCCGTCAAGGGCATCAAGGGTAGGCTCAACCGCCTGCCGTCCGCCTGCGTCGGCGACATGGTCATGGCCACCGTCAAAAAGGGTAAGCCCGACCTCAGGAAGAAGGTCATGCCCGCCGTCATCGTCCGCCAGCGCAAGCCGTGGCGCCGCAAGGACGGAGTCTACATGTACTTCGAAGGTAACTCTCGCCGCTTTTCCTAGTCGTACATTGCTCGAGCTCGACGTGCCCAACCCGAACCGTTCCGATGTCTTAGCTTGATGCTTCGTTTCTGGTGTGTCACCTCGCTATTGTTGTGTTGCTGTTGCTTGTAGCGTATTGCGTTGGCTGACACTGACCATGTATTTGAATCTCAGCCTTAGTCCTATATAGAACGTATTCCTGCAAACCTCATCTTCTATCCCAGTTTTCCTTCAGTAACAGTAGTGAAATTCAGTTGGTTGGTGGATCCGCCCATGATTCGCCAATACTAGTCTTTCAAGCTAGCTTGATAAGGATTTTTAACTCTTAAAGTATAGGTGATTCCAAACTTAAAAAAGGGAACTGTATGTTTTTTCTTTTGCTAGCTGTTCACAATTATCTTGCCAATCTGAATAATTTAGTTCATCTTTTTTCCCGCCAAACATCATATCTACAAAATAGTTTCCTATAACCAAATGTGTTTCCTTATTTCAGTTTGCCATGTAGCCTTACCTATCTGTTTACTTCACTGCTTATTCCAttcattttcttctttcttcaagtaGGCATCTAATTCTTGATCTCTTTGTTTTCATGTCATTGAGTTGCAGGCGCTTCATTgcttgttttttttaatttttagttTATAGTAATATGTTTTGAAACACAATCACTGACGGAAGGACTATTAGGTTCTTTAGCTTTATATGGAGCAAACTTGCCATGTTTGTATATTCCTAAGCAAACGTCATAAAATAAGCTTCTTTGGTGTTGAGGATTTCTTCACATGAATTTCTCCATCTGGAAGCGGTCTCATATTCCATTGCCCTAGGTAGCGG harbors:
- the LOC136538974 gene encoding large ribosomal subunit protein uL14x/uL14z/uL14y-like isoform X1, yielding MSLGLPVAATVNCADNTGAKNLYIISVKGIKGRLNRLPSACVGDMVMATVKKGKPDLRKKVMPAVIVRQRKPWRRKDGVYMYFEVMEGPRGSPALYVCMSLSKHHKRSFFVVQAFSF
- the LOC136538974 gene encoding large ribosomal subunit protein uL14-like isoform X2, whose product is MSLGLPVAATVNCADNTGAKNLYIISVKGIKGRLNRLPSACVGDMVMATVKKGKPDLRKKVMPAVIVRQRKPWRRKDGVYMYFEEVLSDGRTTRFSGFICLHVPKQTS
- the LOC136538974 gene encoding large ribosomal subunit protein uL14-like isoform X4, which encodes MSLGLPVAATVNCADNTGAKNLYIISVKGIKGRLNRLPSACVGDMVMATVKKGKPDLRKKVMPAVIVRQRKPWRRKDGVYMYFEVYLIMQKGLR
- the LOC136538974 gene encoding large ribosomal subunit protein uL14-like isoform X3, translating into MSLGLPVAATVNCADNTGAKNLYIISVKGIKGRLNRLPSACVGDMVMATVKKGKPDLRKKVMPAVIVRQRKPWRRKDGVYMYFEGFLLLKNFSIWKQSHIPLP